The Candidatus Acidiferrales bacterium DNA segment TTGAACGCGCCGCCGCGCAGGAGCCTGGCGCCGAGCCGGGCCACGTCCTGGGCGATCCTGTGAATCTGCTCGGCCGATTCCACCGCGCATGGCCCGGCAGCGACCACGACCTCTTGTGCACCAATGCGCACGCCACCCGGAAGCTCGACGACGGTGCCATCGGGGCGGAACGGGCGGCTGGCCAGCTTGTACGGCTGGGTAATCGGCACTACCTCGCGCACTCCATCGAGCAACGCAATGTCCCGCCAGTCCGCGTCACACCGCACGCCCACCGCGCCCAGGACAGTATGGGTGGCCCCGGTCGAGCGGTGCACGTCGAATCCCATCGCGACCAGCCGATCCATGACGCACTGGATCTGTTCTTCGGTAGAGCCTGCCTGCATCACGACGACCATGGATTTCTCCTTACCCCAAGTTTCCTCTACGGATTGCGTTCGGCATCTTTCGCGACGGCCAGTGCCGCAACGTAACAACCAAGGAGGCGTACTTCCACGGCACGATCCTGTAATTCTGCCAGTGCGGCGGCGACCTCCGGGTCGCTTGTTGAAGCGCAAAGGTCCAGGTAGAAACGGTATTGCCACGGACGCCCCTTGACCGGTCGGCTTTCGATTTTGAGCAGGTTGATATCGCGCCGGGCAAATGGCTCCAAGGCGCGATAGAGCGAGCCGGGCCGGTGAGCCAACTGCACGACCAACGAAAGCTTATTCGCGTTTTCGGACAAGCTTGGCGATGGTGCGAGAAGGAGAAACCGCGTGTAGTTCTCGCTGTCGTCCTCCAAGTTTTCTCGCAGAATGGATCCGCCGTAGATTTCCGCCGCGCGCTTTCCGGCGATGGCCGCGCGCCTCGGATCCTCGCGCCGAACCACCTCGCGGACGCTTCCGGCGGTGTCTTCGCTCGCCATCCGTTTGATCCAGGGGTGATCGTTGAAGAAACGTTCGCACTGAGCGAGCGCGACGGGATGCGATTCGACAACCTCGATACCCTCGAAAGATGCTCCCGGAGGACCGATCAGGTGATGCGTGATCGGAATGATGACTTCGGCAGCGATGCGTAGGGTGCTTTCAAGGAGCAGATCGTATGACCTGTGCACGGAGCCGACCAGGCTGTTCTCAATGGGCGCGAGGCTGTAGTCGGCAACGCCTTCGTCCACCGCCCCGAACAGGGCCTCAAACGTGGGTCGCGGCACAAGCTGGATTTTCTCGCCGAGCAGTTTGACGGCCGCCTCCTCGCTGAAGGCTCCGCGCTCCCCTTGGAAAGCCACGCGGAGAGCATGTTCTCCACTGCTCATGGCAAGTCACCTGTCGGCTGCGTGTTGGCTGTCTTAACGGCACGGATGGCAATGCGCCGTGATTCGCGAATGATCGCCCGGAAGAGCTTCACCACGGCCTGGTCCTCCAGCGGGCCGCGGTTTGCCCGGCACGCGCGCGACAGCACATCACGTTCGCGGTTGGGATCGCCCATCGGTAGTTCCGCCGCCTGCTTCAATTTGGCCACCTCAACGGCCATCTGCACCCGGCGGTTCAACAGGCGTAGCACTTCGTTGTCGATCGCATCGATCTCCGCCCGCCAGTCTTCAATCGTCATGGGGCCAAGTCCTCCTATTACGCCGCGGAATTGCTCGCACAAAAAAATGGCCGCAAACCCCTTTGGGAGGTTCGCGGCCGGTTCTTCGAAACTTTCTGCGGCGTCTAGCTTCTAGGTCTTAAGCGATGCACGCACGCTTCGCCGGTCCGCTTCCCCCCAAAGGAGAAGCGGTACGTAAAGGCGAAGTATCGAAATCGCTCCTGCATCGCGTGACTCGAGTGAATCTCCGTTTGTGACTGGCTTCCGCCTTGCCGAAATCAGGCGCACTATACGTGAGAGTCTCAAAACCTGTCAAGACCCTGCTCGACTCAAAGCTCCGGTTCGGGCCACCCTTGAGGCAATGAGCTCTACTGGGTGACTGTCTGTGGAAGCAGCTCCACTCGCAGCCTGGTGGTAATCCGGCGCTCAGGACTTGCCGGCCTTGAGCTCCTCGTAGAATTTGGCGATGGCGCTGCCAATCGTGAACGACCACGCGAAAATCGGGAAGCCCTGGAAACGCTCGGGCACAACGTAGCGCTTCTGGGCTTCTTCGACCGGCACGCCCGCTTTGTACATCTTGCCGGCGTGCTCGGCCAAATCATCAATGACGGCGCGCTCGTTCGCGACGCCTTCCTGGCCGCAGAGCTGGCCGTGGCCGGGGACAAAGAGCGTATCCTTGCCAAAGGCAGCGAATTTTGCGAGTGTAGCCCGCCACGCGCTCAGGTCGGCATCGAAAGTGACCGGATACCAGCCGTTGAACAAGAGGTCGCCCGTAAAAACAATGTTCTGTTCCGGCACGCGGATGACGACGTCGGTGGGCGTATGTCCCGGGTAAGTTTCGATTACGGCCTTGACGCCGCCGAGGTCGAGCATCAAAGGCAGTTTGGCCGGGTCGAGCGGCTGGCTGGGCAAAGCGACGATAGTGGAATCGATGGTGGCGAAGATGAGCTTGTAGGCATTGAGGTCGCCTTGAGCGCGTTGGCGCTCGGATTCGTCGGCGGCGTCGCGCAGGCGCTTTTCAAGTGGCTCGAGCAGCGGGGTCTTGTCCTGCCCTTGCAGGTTGGCGTAGCGCTCCACCATCAACGGAGCGGTCTTGGAGTGGGCCAGAACAGGAATGCCCTGCGCGCCGTAATACGCGTTCCCCAGCGAATGGTCGAAATGGTAGTGGGTATCCACGGCAGCCCGCACCGGAACCTGGCTCACCAGGCGCAGCGCTTCGAGCTCGAAAGCAGCGCCGGCGGGCGCACGATGACCCTCGATGAGCAAAGCGGCGTCGCTGCCGACAATGAAGCCGCCGTTCGAGAGGGTCTCGATGCCTTTGGAAAAATCGGAAATGGTGGCATAGACGCCCTGGCCGATCTTGCGCACCGCGGCAAAACCCTTGTCAAGGAGCGGTGTCTCAGCCACGCGCGGGTCTTGCGCGATGGGTTCAGCCAGCGCAGGCAGCGGAAAATACTTGCCAAGCGCCAGAGCAGCGCCCAGGCAGGAAGTCGAGGTCAAGAATCCCCGTCGGGTGAGTGAATGGATCTGGTTCATACCCCCTCCTCGCTGGAAAAAGCAGAAAAGAGAAAATGGAAAATAGAAAATAGGGAATGCTCTTTTCTAATTTCTATTTTCTGGTTTCTATGTTTGGAACGTTCGAGCGTAGTCAGCGACCGAGTGCCGGCGGATTCCGTACCGCTCGGCATTGGCGCGGCTCTCAGGAATGACGTCTCCTTTGGCATAGCCGAGCATGAGAGCCGCAAAGGTCTTTTGCAGGGGATCGGAGGAACGGTGCTGCTCTTCGAGCGCCGCGATGGGAACCGAGTCAAGAGTGAATTTCTTCTGGAGGGTTTCTTCGAATAGACGCACCGCGTCGCGTTGCGCAAGCGCCTCCGGCCCGCCCATTTCGATCACTTCCCGGCCAGCTGCACTCTTTGTCGCCGCCGCTACGGCGAATTCGACCACGTCCAATGCCGAGATGTAGTTGACTTTTGCCTCGCCCGAGCCGTAGATGCGCGCCGACGCCTTTGCCGGGTCAAAGCCCAAGGCGGGGCTGAGCCACACCTCCATGAAGTAGGAGGGGCGCAGGATTACGGCTTCGATGGAGCCTGCCAGGAGCCGGTTTTCGCAATCGCGCTTCGCCGTCTCGAGTGGCGACTCGAGCCGGATGTTTCCGGAATAGGATGTATAGATGAACTTCTTCGCGCCCGCTCGCTCAGCGGCACCGATCAAGGCCAGCACCCCTTCGCGGTCAACGCGCCGCAAGCCGTCCTCGCGCCCGTGCGGCATCGAGGTCGCCGTGCACAGGACGGTTTCGATTCCCCGGCACGCCGGCGCAAAGCTGATGAGCGCAACCGAAAGAACAAGCATTCCTGCCACGGGAAGCCGGCGCATAGGACACCTCCACCCGAATCCCCAAGAAACCGAGCGGGGTCGCCGGGGGCCGCTGTCAGCAAATCCCCAGCCGTCTTCCGTCTGCTCGCCAATCAGCCTGTACTCGCGTACTAAGGACGGGCAGTGGCTTTCGCTCCCTTGACCTCGACCATGACCAAATGCACGCTACCCGCCAGCACTTCGGCCGAATGCTCCACGCCGTCCGACCAAACAGCCTCGCCGGGCCGCACGTCCACCACGCTCGTTTTCCCATTCGGAAAGGTAAACTTTATCCGGGCCGGGCTGAGAACTACAAGCACGTGCGCTGGGTGGGAATGCATGGGGACCTTGCCGCCCGAACCGGCTCGGATCTCCACAACCCGGACGTTGGCATTGTCCAGAACGACATGGTGCGTGTCCGGGGACACCTCCGTAGCATCCTTCGCTTTCTGAGCTACGGCGGTGGCCAAGCCAACGCTCATACACAAAGCTAGCAAGAACCATACCCTCTTACGCATTTTGTCCTCCGGTTTCGTCTTCCTGACCCAAACTACAGAGGTCACGGAAGGCGATCTAGAACATTCGATTTCAAATCACAGATCTAATCTTTGGATGTCTGCCCACCGTGGTCGCCGATCATCACCCACTTCTCCCCTTGTTTCATCAGGATGTCGGTCCAGCGACCCGAGCGGGCTTTCTGTTTGCCCTCGGCGTCCTTCACCGTTTCGGCATAGTGGTAATGCACAAAGGCGATGTTGCCGTAGATTTGAATGGCAACGGGCTTGATTTCATGGACGAGCGTCTTTTCTGTTTTCATCCCGTGGCCGATCCATTTTCTGGCCGAAGCCTTGTCGCCTGGAAGCGCATTCTGGTAGCTCCAGCCGCGATAGTCCGAGTGGAAGTAGCCCATGAATCCTTCCAAGTCTCCCTGCGTGGCAAGCTCCCAATAAGCTTCAACATTTTTCCAAACCTCTTTTTGGGCGGCGGACCACTCCTGGGCAAACAATGGTGCCGAGGCAAGACTGGTAACGCAAAACACTGCCAGCACAACCAGAGTTTTGGTTGACCGTTTCATGGTAGTTTGCTCCTTGTGTAACACGGCTCTTCCGTGTCAGCAGAATTTCCAATTGGAACCGTGAACTTTCGACAAAGGGCACTCCCGGACTCGCTTTCGGTCGTCGAGGTTTCCGCGGACTACCCCCTCCGCGGCTTTTTTCCGAAGCGTCCAGGATTACCCCTGTATTTTGTCAGCCCACTAGCTCGACTTCGCTCGGGGCAAAGTCGCGTCTTGCAAAGGAACTCTACTTGTGCGCGTAATTCGTGACGCGCCCGAAGAAGTCCCAGTGTGCCCCGGCGACGGTCACTTCGGCGAAGGCATCGCTGATGGCGCGGTTCTCCTCCGAGCTGCGCTTCTCGCCGAGAGCGACAAAGGCCGCCCGGACTTTGTCCACGGCCTCGGCGTTGGGAGCCACGTACACGATAAAGCGCCAGCCGGGGTCCTCGGTATGCACATGTTCGACCTCGACCACGTATCTCGAGATCGTCCCGTTGGCCAGCAACTCGTCATAGGTGGGCTTGGCATATTTTTCCCAAAGCTCACGCCACTCCCGGCCTTTGCCGGGCTGTACCTTCGTGGTGCCGGCCCAGACGTAGCCGCTGGTGGGGCCGGCGGAGCGAGCCTTGTAAATGAGCGACCGTTGCAGGCGGTCACGGTGCCTGGCACCGAGGGCAGCCGGGTTCGGAGGGAGCTTCAGGAGCTCACCCAGAGCGCGTTCGACCGCTGCGATGCTGGTTGTCTCCCAAAAGTTTCCGTGTGTGTATCCTTCCTCCGTGTGGACAACGGAAGCAAAGCTCCCATACCCGATAATCGTGCCGTCGGCCTGCAGGCGGTCCAGTACCGGACGAGCGTTCTTTTCCCAGAACGCCGTGAACTCAGCCCATTGGGCGCGCGGGACGTTCCACAAAGCGACAAAGGTGTATACCGGCGGCTCCGGCTGCTGCGCCGTGGCAACCAACGGAACCAGGAGTCCTACCAACAGCACTGCCAAGACCAGATAGATTCGCTTAGACATTCTTACCTCCATTAGACATTCGTTTGGACATTCTTGCCTCCCCTAGGGAAGGCGAGAGCCCTCCGGGTCGGGATTCCCAATTTCACTGATTGGAGTTTCGCGAACCCTACTCCAAGAACGCGGGTTTGTCAATTGTGAATTCCTCCTGGAATAGGAAAGGTACATCGTATCCCCCCTGTGCGGTTGAAGTGTGTGAATGAGAAGAGGATGCAGGAGTTGGCTGCCTTGCTGGGGGGAAAGCAAGGCAGCCGCCAAAAACGTCTAGAATGGGCGGGCCATGCAGAGCCTGCCCTGAGTCCGCCGCGGCGGATCGAAGGGAGCAGAGTCGAGGGAAATCCCGACAGGCGGTTTAGGAAACGTATTTGATCGGTTTAGCTAGAAGTTGTTGCATGACCTCTGCAACTGGCTGATTCTGCCTGGGCGCGGATGCTGTAGTAGTTGTAGCCTGGGTCTTCAGACCCGGGCTCTTTTCCGCCTGCCTGCCGCAGGCAGGCCAAAACCCAGGAAAAGCCCTGCCTTTCAAAGAGGCAGGCTACAGGATGGCACTTCACAGTGCATCTGGCACAGCCGAAAATCGGGTTATGAAACAGGATCTAACGTGTTGGAAGGAAGGTCACTGGGTGGCCAGAGGTGCGGAGGCGCTCTCCTTAGAGGCCTTCTCGTAAAGCTGAAGCGTTTGGTCAGCCCGGGCGAGCAATTCGCCGGGAGACTGACCCGCCTGGCAATCGAGC contains these protein-coding regions:
- a CDS encoding NmrA family NAD(P)-binding protein — translated: MRRLPVAGMLVLSVALISFAPACRGIETVLCTATSMPHGREDGLRRVDREGVLALIGAAERAGAKKFIYTSYSGNIRLESPLETAKRDCENRLLAGSIEAVILRPSYFMEVWLSPALGFDPAKASARIYGSGEAKVNYISALDVVEFAVAAATKSAAGREVIEMGGPEALAQRDAVRLFEETLQKKFTLDSVPIAALEEQHRSSDPLQKTFAALMLGYAKGDVIPESRANAERYGIRRHSVADYARTFQT
- a CDS encoding MBL fold metallo-hydrolase, which encodes MNQIHSLTRRGFLTSTSCLGAALALGKYFPLPALAEPIAQDPRVAETPLLDKGFAAVRKIGQGVYATISDFSKGIETLSNGGFIVGSDAALLIEGHRAPAGAAFELEALRLVSQVPVRAAVDTHYHFDHSLGNAYYGAQGIPVLAHSKTAPLMVERYANLQGQDKTPLLEPLEKRLRDAADESERQRAQGDLNAYKLIFATIDSTIVALPSQPLDPAKLPLMLDLGGVKAVIETYPGHTPTDVVIRVPEQNIVFTGDLLFNGWYPVTFDADLSAWRATLAKFAAFGKDTLFVPGHGQLCGQEGVANERAVIDDLAEHAGKMYKAGVPVEEAQKRYVVPERFQGFPIFAWSFTIGSAIAKFYEELKAGKS
- a CDS encoding nuclear transport factor 2 family protein, which gives rise to MKRSTKTLVVLAVFCVTSLASAPLFAQEWSAAQKEVWKNVEAYWELATQGDLEGFMGYFHSDYRGWSYQNALPGDKASARKWIGHGMKTEKTLVHEIKPVAIQIYGNIAFVHYHYAETVKDAEGKQKARSGRWTDILMKQGEKWVMIGDHGGQTSKD
- a CDS encoding chorismate mutase; protein product: MTIEDWRAEIDAIDNEVLRLLNRRVQMAVEVAKLKQAAELPMGDPNRERDVLSRACRANRGPLEDQAVVKLFRAIIRESRRIAIRAVKTANTQPTGDLP
- the pheA gene encoding prephenate dehydratase, with protein sequence MSSGEHALRVAFQGERGAFSEEAAVKLLGEKIQLVPRPTFEALFGAVDEGVADYSLAPIENSLVGSVHRSYDLLLESTLRIAAEVIIPITHHLIGPPGASFEGIEVVESHPVALAQCERFFNDHPWIKRMASEDTAGSVREVVRREDPRRAAIAGKRAAEIYGGSILRENLEDDSENYTRFLLLAPSPSLSENANKLSLVVQLAHRPGSLYRALEPFARRDINLLKIESRPVKGRPWQYRFYLDLCASTSDPEVAAALAELQDRAVEVRLLGCYVAALAVAKDAERNP